The Nitrospira sp. genome window below encodes:
- a CDS encoding MlaE family lipid ABC transporter permease subunit → MTMLQYIGRPVVRYVREMGRMLIFLLSSFGWLARPPLRLMQYIKQLHFIGYKSTFVVVLTAGFTGMVLALQGYYTLRKFGSEGLLGSAVALSMIRELGPVLAALMVTARAGSAMTAEIGIMRITEQIDALDTMAINPLQYLIAPKLVAGLIGVPLLVAIFDVVGIYGGYLVGVDLLGVNAGSYWTSIESAVEWKDVYGGILKSISFGLIVSWVCCYKGFYTRMSAEGLGTATTEAVVLSSVLILVWDYFLTSVLL, encoded by the coding sequence ATGACCATGTTGCAGTACATTGGGCGACCGGTGGTGAGATATGTGCGGGAAATGGGCCGCATGCTCATTTTTCTGCTGTCCTCGTTCGGCTGGCTCGCGCGGCCGCCCCTGCGGCTCATGCAGTACATCAAACAACTCCATTTCATTGGGTACAAATCGACCTTCGTCGTCGTGTTGACGGCTGGATTTACCGGGATGGTGCTCGCGCTGCAGGGGTATTACACGCTGCGCAAATTCGGCTCCGAGGGGCTGCTGGGATCTGCCGTGGCCTTGAGCATGATACGCGAACTCGGGCCCGTGCTCGCCGCACTCATGGTGACGGCTCGGGCGGGGTCGGCCATGACGGCTGAAATCGGCATCATGCGGATTACCGAGCAAATCGACGCGCTCGATACGATGGCCATCAATCCGCTGCAATACCTCATCGCGCCCAAGCTGGTGGCGGGCTTGATCGGCGTGCCGCTCTTGGTGGCGATTTTCGACGTGGTCGGAATTTACGGCGGCTATTTGGTCGGGGTGGATCTTCTCGGCGTGAATGCCGGATCCTATTGGACGTCGATTGAGTCCGCCGTGGAATGGAAGGATGTGTACGGGGGCATCCTCAAATCGATCAGCTTCGGGCTGATCGTGAGCTGGGTCTGTTGTTACAAGGGGTTCTATACGCGCATGAGCGCCGAGGGGTTGGGAACGGCCACGACGGAAGCGGTGGTCCTGTCTTCCGTGCTCATCCTGGTATGGGACTACTTTCTCACATCGGTGTTGCTGTAA
- the shc gene encoding squalene--hopene cyclase codes for MKLFRALFARLSDSFLSSIPGKTASSAEPASAPPLRLVSDKAAQASAVDSTPRRPASHTMSQPDTIDDAIRRSQTWFLSKQHPVEGYWVAELEADTTLTSEYVMLRRFLDCVDPVRQEKAVRYLRSMQLPDGGWPIYYGGPADISASVKAYFALKLSGIPASEPFMLRARDRILAMGGVVQANVFTKIALALFDQYDWEGVPHMPVELMLLPKRFYFSIYAISYWSRAVLIPLLIVFAHQPVCRIPSEQGIDELYAVPRAQIRFWKYPPFNKDQDWFTPHNLFVMLDVVLKLYDRMPLMWLREKAMHKAATWMLEHLKGSGGLGAIYPAMANSVMALRCLGYEMDDPLVQKALREIEDLEVHETGTVDGERVSTLHLQPCFSPIWDTALLTNALIEAGLPQDHPALVKAGAYLMSRQTKTVGDWTISSSHTEPGGWYFQFENELYPDVDDSAVVLMALSKLKMPQPAEQRESIRRGMQWVLAMQSSDGGWGAYDKDNNRVVFNYIPFADHKALLDPSTADLAGRCLEMLAALGYDRTHPAVQPALAFLKKEQEADGSWFGRWGVNYIYGTWSVLAGLRAIGEDVSAPYIRRAVSWLESKQNPDGGWGESCLSYAEDAHSGKGESTPSQTAWALMALMSADVTDSFSVARGVQFLLRHQLKDGSWEEVAHTGTGFPRVFYLRYHWYCQYFPLWALAMYRNIRSRGHMRADEVRQQVDATGAYRFER; via the coding sequence ATGAAGCTCTTTCGCGCACTCTTTGCCAGACTCTCCGACAGTTTCCTCTCCTCTATTCCAGGAAAGACGGCTTCGTCGGCCGAACCTGCATCCGCGCCGCCGCTTCGATTAGTCTCCGACAAAGCGGCTCAAGCGTCCGCTGTCGATTCCACGCCGCGCCGGCCCGCGAGCCATACGATGAGCCAGCCGGATACCATTGACGATGCGATCCGCCGAAGCCAGACCTGGTTTCTTTCGAAGCAGCATCCCGTTGAAGGCTATTGGGTCGCGGAACTGGAGGCTGATACGACGTTGACCTCGGAGTATGTGATGCTCCGGCGGTTTCTCGACTGCGTCGATCCGGTTCGCCAGGAGAAGGCTGTTCGGTATCTGCGGTCGATGCAGCTTCCGGATGGCGGCTGGCCGATCTACTATGGGGGGCCGGCTGATATCAGCGCCTCGGTGAAGGCCTATTTCGCGCTCAAGTTGAGTGGCATCCCGGCCTCAGAGCCGTTCATGCTCCGCGCCCGCGATCGCATTCTTGCGATGGGCGGCGTGGTGCAGGCCAACGTCTTTACGAAAATCGCGCTCGCGCTGTTCGATCAGTACGACTGGGAAGGCGTGCCCCACATGCCGGTCGAACTGATGCTGCTGCCGAAGCGGTTCTATTTCAGTATTTACGCGATTTCCTATTGGTCGCGCGCCGTGCTGATCCCGTTGCTGATCGTGTTTGCCCATCAGCCGGTGTGCCGCATCCCTTCCGAGCAGGGCATCGACGAGCTTTATGCCGTTCCGCGCGCTCAAATTCGGTTTTGGAAGTATCCGCCCTTCAATAAGGACCAGGATTGGTTCACGCCCCACAACCTCTTTGTCATGCTGGACGTGGTGCTGAAGCTCTATGACCGCATGCCGCTCATGTGGCTGCGCGAGAAGGCGATGCACAAGGCGGCCACATGGATGCTGGAACATTTGAAAGGCAGCGGCGGACTGGGCGCGATTTATCCCGCGATGGCGAATTCCGTGATGGCGCTGCGCTGTCTGGGCTACGAAATGGACGATCCCCTCGTGCAGAAAGCCCTGCGTGAGATCGAGGACCTTGAGGTGCATGAGACGGGCACGGTTGACGGCGAGCGGGTATCGACGCTTCATCTGCAGCCCTGCTTTTCACCGATTTGGGACACGGCGTTGCTGACGAACGCGTTGATCGAGGCGGGCCTGCCGCAGGATCATCCCGCGTTGGTCAAGGCCGGAGCCTATCTCATGTCCCGGCAGACGAAGACCGTCGGGGACTGGACGATTTCCTCGTCCCATACGGAGCCGGGCGGATGGTATTTCCAGTTTGAAAACGAGTTGTATCCGGACGTGGACGATTCGGCCGTCGTGCTGATGGCGCTCTCCAAGCTGAAGATGCCGCAACCGGCCGAACAGCGGGAATCGATTCGCCGTGGCATGCAATGGGTCTTGGCGATGCAGAGTTCCGACGGCGGCTGGGGCGCCTATGACAAGGACAATAACCGGGTTGTCTTCAACTACATCCCGTTTGCCGACCATAAGGCCTTGCTGGATCCGAGTACGGCGGATCTCGCCGGGCGCTGCTTGGAAATGCTGGCGGCCTTGGGCTATGACCGGACGCATCCCGCCGTCCAGCCGGCGCTGGCGTTTTTGAAAAAAGAGCAGGAAGCGGACGGCAGTTGGTTTGGCCGGTGGGGGGTCAACTATATCTATGGGACCTGGTCGGTGCTCGCGGGGCTTCGCGCGATCGGAGAAGATGTCTCTGCCCCCTACATTCGCCGGGCCGTGTCCTGGCTGGAGTCGAAGCAAAATCCCGATGGCGGCTGGGGCGAATCGTGCCTGTCTTACGCCGAGGATGCGCACAGCGGGAAAGGGGAGAGCACGCCGTCGCAAACGGCGTGGGCCTTGATGGCTTTGATGTCGGCCGATGTCACGGACTCCTTCAGCGTCGCACGCGGAGTGCAATTTCTCCTGCGGCATCAGCTCAAGGACGGCTCCTGGGAAGAAGTGGCGCACACCGGCACCGGATTCCCCAGGGTGTTTTATCTTCGGTATCACTGGTACTGCCAATATTTTCCCTTATGGGCACTGGCGATGTACCGCAACATTCGTTCCCGGGGCCACATGCGGGCCGATGAAGTTCGCCAGCAGGTGGACGCGACCGGGGCCTATCGGTTTGAGCGTTGA
- the smc gene encoding chromosome segregation protein SMC, producing the protein MYLKSLDMLGFKSFAESRIAFPEGVTAVVGPNGSGKSNVVDAILWVLGEQSTKTLRSEKMEDVIFNGTELRKPLGMAEVSLVIGGLDQTTLKLEGGSGLPSQLSEFQELMITRRLYRNGDSEYLINKTPCRLKDIRSVLMDTRAGSKGHTVIAQGQIDQILNASPQDRRELIEETAGIVRYKKQKAEALRKLDATQQNLLRVRDIIAEVKKQLNSLERQARQARTYQTLQQEARGVEIELLTREFRALRHELREVEAEVMSLDQREAETAAGLARLTTDLEQSRMQAIATSDAIGKIREELSGIEHQQAQALTAAEVARNRSQLFDQQQQQEAGELEDLARAQGDLTQALGELEASLAAIDEELAQRESAFAELDREMARLLEQRAAAVAEEERGRRDILQLAVLVANTEQSVSQLTARMNEVAERGARLVTEQGHLQEQRAMAVTRHEALRQEYGDAGRMVVSIRAQQETVQGESVRVAEELRALDGHILHRSEELAAVDSRLQALQGMVLEEMGYGRAGSDETTALKSCEGVRDAIAEWLVIPPGMDRAVEAVLGERVHGWFVDDPAVAQRAIGFLQEKALGRGTFIPQQPRWESAGSGDRSWWTALANQPGVAGRAVDLIQTDAPRVAARDCLFDRVVIVESLDHAVRLWAQQLWAGQDGPILVTLAGEVMDASGVISGGHVRDGQGLLERRREVVSLETKRTEFTALLEQEKQRRIELQVLGQELGQQAKQLADSLRETEMQNLSLQKDEERLRGVLADLDLKLAGIEADIHKGTADHQRFEQDARSAQAQLEQWMSEKAGQEASLGRVRERLAAIDQEGRAFQERVTEARLLSEGLRSKRGHEQANRARVMQQQVESEQRRQSLADHLEGLVQAIQENRDEQARQEALCQEFGLAASRIKTELVTAQEQQAQDVAASQALEASLDEVRRTMSSVRDARMAVEVRRAELRTQLSTVEGTLSGTYQLDPAMLTGEVPVPAELPEAGEEAAPSNPLAQSPDAELKEQLQKLRDRLDRMGPINLAAISEHQELDQRYTFLSTQEQDLSNSISSLKEIIQRINHTTKDMFATTFTELQQKFTEVFGQFFPGGRAELQLVEEPAGENGEGGGNQDPGVDIVAQPPGKRLKSITMLSGGEKTLTAMALLFASFLIRPTPFCLLDEIDAPLDEENIGRFTSVLRNMAQTAQFLVITHNKRTMSIADSLFGVTMEEPGVSKVVSVRLGDLQLA; encoded by the coding sequence ATGTATTTGAAATCGCTGGACATGTTGGGTTTCAAGTCGTTTGCCGAGTCGCGGATCGCGTTCCCCGAGGGGGTGACGGCGGTGGTCGGGCCCAATGGCAGCGGGAAAAGTAACGTCGTGGATGCCATTCTCTGGGTGCTCGGCGAGCAAAGCACCAAGACCTTGCGAAGCGAAAAAATGGAAGATGTAATTTTCAACGGCACCGAGTTGCGGAAACCGTTGGGGATGGCCGAAGTGTCGCTGGTCATCGGGGGGCTCGATCAAACCACGCTGAAGCTCGAAGGCGGATCGGGGTTGCCCAGCCAGTTGAGCGAATTTCAAGAGCTGATGATCACCCGCCGGCTCTACCGCAACGGCGACAGTGAATATCTGATCAATAAGACACCGTGCCGCCTCAAGGATATTCGCAGCGTGCTGATGGATACCAGAGCCGGCAGCAAAGGGCACACGGTCATCGCGCAGGGGCAGATCGATCAGATCCTGAACGCCTCGCCGCAAGACCGGCGGGAGCTGATCGAAGAAACGGCCGGGATTGTCCGCTATAAGAAACAAAAGGCCGAAGCGCTCCGCAAACTCGATGCCACCCAGCAAAATCTTCTCCGGGTGCGCGACATCATTGCCGAAGTGAAGAAGCAGCTGAATTCGCTCGAACGGCAGGCCCGCCAGGCCCGCACCTATCAGACGTTGCAGCAGGAAGCGCGGGGGGTGGAGATCGAATTGCTCACCCGTGAGTTCCGAGCCTTGCGCCATGAGCTGCGCGAGGTCGAGGCCGAGGTGATGTCGCTCGATCAGCGGGAAGCGGAAACGGCCGCCGGGCTGGCGCGGCTGACGACGGATTTGGAGCAGTCCCGGATGCAGGCCATTGCGACGAGCGATGCGATCGGCAAGATCCGCGAAGAGCTCTCGGGCATCGAGCATCAGCAGGCGCAGGCGTTGACGGCTGCGGAGGTCGCGCGGAATCGGAGCCAGCTGTTCGACCAGCAGCAGCAGCAGGAAGCCGGCGAACTGGAAGACTTGGCTCGCGCACAGGGCGATCTGACCCAGGCGCTGGGCGAGTTGGAGGCGTCGCTGGCGGCGATCGACGAGGAATTGGCGCAGCGGGAATCGGCGTTTGCCGAACTCGATCGGGAGATGGCGCGCTTGCTGGAGCAGCGGGCCGCCGCGGTTGCGGAAGAAGAGCGCGGGCGCCGCGATATTTTGCAGCTGGCCGTGTTGGTTGCGAACACCGAGCAGAGCGTGTCCCAGCTGACCGCCCGGATGAATGAGGTGGCGGAGCGGGGGGCTCGTCTTGTCACGGAGCAAGGGCATTTACAGGAACAGCGCGCGATGGCCGTGACCCGCCATGAAGCGTTGCGGCAGGAGTATGGCGACGCGGGCCGGATGGTTGTGAGCATCCGTGCTCAACAGGAGACGGTGCAGGGGGAATCTGTCCGTGTGGCGGAAGAGCTGCGGGCGCTCGATGGCCACATCCTCCATCGGTCGGAGGAGCTGGCGGCGGTCGATTCGCGTCTCCAGGCCTTGCAGGGGATGGTGCTTGAGGAAATGGGGTATGGCCGGGCCGGCAGCGATGAGACCACCGCCCTCAAGTCGTGCGAGGGGGTGCGTGATGCCATTGCGGAATGGCTGGTCATTCCACCGGGGATGGATCGCGCGGTGGAGGCGGTGTTGGGCGAGCGGGTCCACGGATGGTTCGTCGATGACCCGGCGGTCGCGCAGCGAGCCATCGGCTTTCTCCAGGAAAAAGCCCTCGGACGCGGGACGTTTATTCCTCAACAGCCCCGCTGGGAGAGCGCTGGATCCGGAGACCGGTCCTGGTGGACCGCGTTGGCGAACCAGCCTGGCGTGGCCGGCCGTGCGGTGGATCTGATTCAGACGGACGCGCCTCGGGTGGCCGCGAGAGATTGCCTCTTCGACCGGGTGGTGATCGTCGAATCGCTGGATCACGCCGTCCGGTTATGGGCGCAGCAGCTCTGGGCCGGACAGGACGGGCCGATTTTGGTCACGCTCGCGGGCGAAGTGATGGATGCCTCCGGCGTGATCAGCGGCGGGCATGTGCGCGATGGGCAGGGGTTGTTGGAGCGGCGGCGGGAAGTCGTCAGCCTGGAAACCAAGCGGACGGAATTCACCGCGTTGCTGGAGCAGGAAAAACAGCGCCGGATCGAGTTGCAGGTGCTGGGGCAAGAGCTTGGCCAGCAGGCGAAGCAGTTGGCGGACTCGCTGCGCGAGACGGAAATGCAGAATCTCTCGCTGCAAAAAGACGAAGAACGCTTGCGGGGCGTTCTTGCCGATCTGGATCTGAAGCTGGCGGGCATCGAGGCGGACATTCACAAGGGGACCGCCGACCATCAGCGGTTTGAACAGGACGCACGTTCGGCCCAAGCCCAGCTTGAACAATGGATGAGTGAGAAAGCCGGCCAGGAAGCCAGCCTGGGCCGGGTACGGGAGCGGCTGGCGGCCATCGACCAGGAAGGCCGCGCGTTTCAGGAGCGGGTGACGGAGGCGCGTTTATTGTCCGAGGGACTGCGTTCGAAGCGGGGGCATGAACAGGCGAACCGGGCGCGCGTGATGCAGCAGCAAGTCGAAAGCGAACAGCGCCGGCAGTCGCTGGCGGACCATCTCGAAGGGCTTGTGCAGGCCATTCAGGAAAATCGTGACGAGCAGGCCCGCCAGGAAGCCTTGTGCCAAGAGTTTGGCCTGGCCGCCAGCCGGATCAAGACGGAACTGGTCACGGCGCAGGAGCAGCAGGCTCAGGATGTGGCGGCGAGCCAGGCGCTTGAAGCCAGTCTTGACGAGGTTCGCCGTACGATGTCGTCGGTGCGGGATGCCCGGATGGCCGTCGAAGTGCGGCGGGCGGAATTGCGGACCCAGTTGAGCACGGTCGAAGGCACCTTGTCCGGCACCTATCAACTCGACCCCGCCATGCTGACCGGTGAGGTTCCCGTGCCGGCGGAGCTGCCGGAGGCCGGAGAGGAGGCGGCTCCATCCAATCCGCTGGCCCAGTCGCCCGATGCCGAGCTGAAAGAGCAGCTTCAGAAGTTGCGCGACCGGCTCGATCGCATGGGGCCGATCAATTTGGCAGCGATCAGCGAGCATCAGGAGCTCGATCAGCGCTACACGTTCCTTTCGACGCAAGAGCAGGATCTGTCCAATTCCATCAGCTCGCTCAAAGAGATTATTCAGCGGATCAACCATACGACGAAGGATATGTTCGCGACGACCTTCACGGAGCTGCAGCAGAAGTTCACCGAAGTCTTTGGCCAGTTCTTTCCCGGCGGCCGGGCGGAGCTGCAGCTGGTCGAGGAGCCGGCCGGGGAAAACGGTGAAGGCGGAGGAAACCAGGATCCGGGTGTGGACATTGTCGCGCAGCCTCCGGGGAAGCGGCTCAAGAGCATTACCATGCTGTCCGGCGGTGAAAAGACGCTCACAGCGATGGCCCTCTTGTTCGCCAGTTTCTTGATCAGGCCGACGCCGTTCTGTCTGCTGGACGAAATCGATGCGCCGCTCGACGAGGAAAACATCGGACGTTTTACCAGCGTCTTGAGAAACATGGCGCAGACTGCGCAATTTCTGGTGATCACGCACAACAAGCGGACCATGTCGATCGCCGATTCCTTGTTCGGCGTGACGATGGAAGAGCCCGGCGTGTCGAAAGTGGTGTCGGTGCGGCTAGGCGATTTACAGCTGGCGTAA
- the ispH gene encoding 4-hydroxy-3-methylbut-2-enyl diphosphate reductase: protein MLKIYLANPRGFCAGVDRAIDIVDLSLKKYGAPIYVRHEIVHSRHVVNSLRQKGAVFVEELGEVPEGSVVIFSAHGVAKSVWDEANKRRLHVIDATCPLVIKVHNEVNRDYTQGYELILIGHAGHPEVIGTLGQIPDKFHLVSSVEDVEKLEVENLVNLSYVTQTTLSVDECRDIVGALHKRFPNIKGPHQEDICYATQNRQNAVKELSRLVDVILVIGSPNSSNSNRLRELGEQCGIPSYLIDSASDINPDWLKNAKAVGIAAGASAPEVLVTEVVAFLRSAGPSELEELTVIEEDVEFLLPKELVQIESASKPAASIAS from the coding sequence ATGCTGAAGATATATCTTGCGAATCCGCGGGGGTTTTGCGCCGGAGTCGATCGGGCGATCGATATCGTCGATCTCTCGCTCAAGAAGTATGGGGCGCCCATTTACGTCCGTCATGAAATCGTGCATAGCCGCCATGTGGTGAACTCGCTCCGGCAAAAGGGGGCGGTGTTCGTGGAGGAGCTGGGTGAAGTGCCCGAGGGATCGGTGGTGATCTTCAGCGCCCATGGCGTGGCGAAGTCTGTGTGGGACGAAGCGAATAAGCGGCGGCTGCATGTCATCGACGCGACCTGCCCGCTGGTTATCAAAGTGCACAATGAAGTGAACCGCGACTATACCCAAGGATATGAGCTGATTCTGATCGGCCATGCCGGCCACCCGGAAGTGATCGGCACGCTGGGGCAGATTCCCGACAAGTTCCACTTGGTGTCGTCGGTCGAGGACGTTGAAAAGCTCGAGGTGGAAAACCTCGTGAATCTTTCTTATGTGACGCAGACGACGCTGAGTGTCGATGAATGCCGGGATATTGTCGGCGCGCTTCACAAGCGATTCCCGAACATCAAGGGCCCGCATCAGGAAGATATCTGCTACGCGACGCAAAACCGGCAGAATGCGGTGAAGGAGTTGTCCCGGCTGGTTGATGTCATTTTGGTCATCGGCTCGCCGAACAGTTCCAACTCCAACCGTCTGCGCGAGTTGGGTGAGCAATGCGGGATTCCATCCTATCTGATCGATTCGGCCAGCGACATCAACCCTGACTGGTTGAAGAACGCGAAGGCCGTCGGCATTGCCGCCGGGGCCTCGGCTCCTGAAGTGCTGGTGACGGAAGTGGTGGCCTTCCTCCGAAGCGCCGGCCCCTCCGAGCTGGAAGAACTCACGGTGATCGAAGAAGATGTCGAATTTCTCCTCCCGAAGGAACTGGTCCAGATCGAATCCGCCAGTAAGCCCGCAGCCAGCATCGCCAGTTAA